In Methanosarcina barkeri MS, a single window of DNA contains:
- a CDS encoding DUF2089 family protein, translating into MVKLNIDKIPRWILDLELEDISFIKNFILSSGSLKEVAKIYDVSYPTVRLRLDKLIQKIKLSGNKQDEPFITFIKGLAVDSKIELETAKLIIEKYNSEKRDK; encoded by the coding sequence GTGGTTAAATTAAATATAGATAAAATACCGAGATGGATTCTTGATTTGGAATTGGAGGATATCTCGTTCATTAAAAATTTTATTTTGAGTTCCGGATCTCTGAAAGAAGTCGCAAAAATATACGATGTTTCTTATCCTACCGTTCGCCTTCGGTTAGATAAACTAATACAAAAAATCAAACTAAGTGGAAATAAACAAGATGAACCTTTTATAACTTTTATTAAAGGCTTAGCCGTTGATTCCAAAATTGAACTGGAAACTGCAAAATTGATCATTGAAAAATATAATTCTGAGAAGAGGGATAAATAA